From bacterium, the proteins below share one genomic window:
- a CDS encoding ATP-binding protein — protein sequence MFLGRADVLKTLLKARDELLKGKGSLYFISGIKGSGKTTLLKKIAQSINDIDVIYINIKRLSLSIDLFCIYFIGNIFFFLAKEEGEKASYFNIKFQKKIIEELNDEGIIRNLNPFYEELQKQKPDYSLLLKLAFQFPSIISKNLSIPLVLLLDEIQEISFVSNYRIDPYSLFKKATRDDGILWILASVKKNLPFENKISLSGFLPEDTENLLLNFSKSAKERLFEISQGIPYPFFVLLERIEDKDKIDSFLVDEALSSEIEENGRLNNYCEQMMDCAINAARGEGLIRSCLISLARNPHQNLTSISRDIRRSTGVTKSLLSRLMETEIIERKDKGYFIPNNLLNLWINIHYYGKRLELKDPIIKMLKKFNNQRVSGEIFGKEGYVILPKFLSIKIRDDGFIETDGEKERWLIKVLKEGIATEKELEELKSYSEKTNCVAWFISFDGFSSDVFLQKGEMMLSIGDDIKTIQEILTKQE from the coding sequence ATGTTCCTAGGAAGAGCCGATGTCCTTAAGACGCTTTTAAAAGCAAGGGATGAATTGCTTAAAGGAAAAGGTTCTCTTTATTTTATCTCTGGAATAAAAGGCTCTGGGAAAACTACCCTTCTTAAAAAAATTGCACAATCCATAAATGATATTGATGTAATTTATATTAACATTAAAAGATTAAGCCTTTCTATTGACCTATTCTGTATTTATTTTATTGGCAATATATTTTTCTTCCTTGCAAAGGAGGAGGGAGAAAAAGCAAGCTATTTTAATATAAAATTTCAGAAAAAAATTATTGAGGAATTAAATGACGAAGGGATAATAAGGAATCTTAATCCATTCTATGAAGAGCTACAAAAACAGAAGCCAGATTATAGCCTTCTCCTTAAGCTTGCCTTTCAATTCCCTTCTATTATTTCAAAAAATCTTTCAATTCCCCTTGTGCTTCTTTTGGACGAGATTCAAGAGATTTCCTTCGTTTCAAACTATAGGATAGACCCTTATAGTTTATTTAAAAAAGCAACAAGGGATGATGGTATTCTATGGATTCTTGCATCAGTCAAAAAAAACCTTCCCTTTGAAAACAAAATATCCCTTTCTGGATTTTTACCAGAAGATACAGAAAACCTCCTTTTAAATTTTAGTAAAAGTGCAAAGGAAAGGCTTTTTGAAATAAGTCAAGGAATTCCATATCCATTTTTTGTTCTTTTAGAAAGAATAGAAGATAAAGATAAAATAGATTCCTTTCTTGTAGATGAGGCATTAAGCAGCGAGATAGAGGAGAATGGAAGGCTTAATAATTATTGTGAGCAAATGATGGATTGTGCAATAAACGCAGCGCGGGGAGAAGGTCTTATTAGGAGCTGCCTTATCTCTTTAGCAAGGAATCCCCATCAAAATCTTACAAGCATTTCAAGGGATATAAGAAGAAGCACGGGTGTTACAAAGAGCCTCCTTTCAAGGCTTATGGAAACAGAAATTATAGAGAGAAAAGATAAAGGCTATTTTATTCCAAATAACCTTCTTAATTTATGGATAAACATCCATTATTATGGAAAAAGGCTTGAACTTAAAGACCCAATTATTAAGATGCTTAAAAAATTTAACAATCAAAGGGTTTCTGGAGAGATATTTGGAAAAGAAGGGTATGTAATTCTTCCTAAATTTTTGTCTATTAAGATAAGGGATGATGGTTTTATTGAGACAGATGGAGAAAAGGAGAGGTGGCTTATTAAGGTGCTAAAGGAGGGAATAGCTACCGAAAAAGAGCTGGAAGAATTAAAGAGTTATTCCGAAAAGACCAATTGTGTTGCCTGGTTTATTTCCTTTGATGGATTTTCATCCGATGTTTTCCTTCAAAAAGGAGAGATGATGCTTTCAATTGGAGATGATATAAAAACCATTCAAGAGATTTTGACAAAACAGGAATGA
- the lgt gene encoding prolipoprotein diacylglyceryl transferase, with product MHPVLFKIGPLTLYTYGLFLAIAFIVGLWIAERRAREIKKYISNIVVLIFISGIIGARLFNAISNPSSYSSFIEVFISRSGFTFHGGLIFAIVCVFFYCKKNGLSFLKIADIFSPSFAIGIAIGRIGCFFEGCCFGKPTNLPWGILFPVGSWGWKKFGNTPLHPTQLYSFLLDFILFLILLKIKPKRDGFVFFSFLLGYSIIRFFVEFLREQPIFLFSLTQPQILFLIIGIISIVWFLKH from the coding sequence ATGCACCCGGTTTTGTTTAAGATAGGTCCACTCACCCTCTATACATATGGGCTTTTTCTGGCAATTGCCTTTATTGTTGGGCTATGGATTGCTGAAAGAAGGGCAAGAGAGATAAAAAAATATATCTCAAACATTGTTGTTTTAATTTTCATATCAGGGATAATTGGGGCAAGGCTATTTAATGCTATTTCAAACCCATCATCTTATTCATCATTTATTGAGGTTTTTATATCAAGGTCTGGTTTTACATTCCATGGCGGTTTAATATTTGCCATTGTTTGTGTTTTTTTCTATTGCAAAAAAAATGGCTTGTCGTTCCTTAAAATTGCCGATATTTTCTCTCCCTCCTTTGCTATTGGTATTGCTATTGGAAGAATAGGCTGCTTTTTTGAGGGTTGTTGTTTTGGAAAGCCAACAAACCTTCCCTGGGGAATTCTATTTCCTGTGGGAAGCTGGGGATGGAAGAAATTTGGAAATACCCCCCTTCATCCAACCCAGCTCTATTCATTTCTTTTAGATTTTATCTTATTCTTAATTCTCCTTAAGATTAAGCCAAAGAGGGATGGTTTTGTCTTTTTCTCATTCCTTTTGGGATACTCCATAATTCGCTTTTTTGTTGAATTTTTAAGGGAGCAACCCATTTTTCTTTTTTCCCTTACCCAACCACAGATTTTATTTCTTATAATTGGAATAATAAGCATTGTATGGTTTTTAAAACATTGA